In the Brevundimonas sp. LM2 genome, CGAATGGATGGGCCGGGTCTATCGCTTCCTGGGTCTGGAAGTGGGCGTCATCGTCAACGGCCTGTCCTCGGGCCAGCGCCAGGCCTCCTACGCCGCCGACATCACCTACGGCACCAACAACGAGTTCGGCTTCGACTATCTGCGCGACAACCTGGTCTATGACCGGCGCGAGATGGTGCAGCGCCCGCACCACTACGCCATCGTCGACGAGGTCGACTCCATCCTGATCGACGAGGCGCGCACGCCCCTGATCATCTCGGGTCCGACCGAGGACCGCTCGGACCTGTACAAGATCTGCGACGGCCTGGTGAAGGAGCTGATCAAGGACACCACCACCTTCGACCTCGACGAAAAGCAGCGCCAGTCCCTGCTGACCGAAGAGGGATCCGAGGCCATCGAGCGGCTGCTGGAAGAGGGCGGTCATTTCGCCGAGGACACCACCGGCCTGTACGACGCCGCCAACATCAGCCTGGTGCACCACGTCAATCAGGCCCTGCGCGCAAACACCCTGTATCAGAAGGACAAGGACTATATCATCAAGGCCGGAGAGGTCGTCCTGATCGACGAGTTCACGGGTCGGATGATGACCGGTCGTCGTCTGTCCGAGGGCCTGCACCAGGCCATCGAGGCCAAGGAAGACGTCAAGATCCAGCCCGAGAACCAGACCCTGGCCTCGGTCACCATCCAGAACTATTTCCGCCTCTACGAGAAGCTGTCGGGCATGACCGGCACGGCCGCGACCGAGGCCCAGGAGTTCGGCGACATCTACCAGATGGAAGTGCTGGAGGTGCCGACCAACCGCCCGGTCCAGCGCATCGACCACGACGACGAGGTCTATCGGACCTACGGCGAGAAGGTTCAGGCCATCGCCCGCCAGATCGCCGAATGCCGCGAGCGCGGCCAGCCGATCCTGGTCGGGACCGTCTCGATCGAGAAGTCCGAAACCCTGTCCGAGGTCCTGCGCACCTATGAGCACAAGGTCGAGGTCTCGCGCACGCTGAAGCCGGAGTTCGTCGGCAAGGACAAGGAAGCCGCCAAGGTCGGCGACGCCGCCTACGACATCGTCTGGGAAACCAAGTTCAAGGGCATTCCCCACGCCGTCCTGAACGCGCGCCAGCACGAGCAGGAGGCCTTCATCGTCGCCGACGCCGGCCTGCCCGGCGCGGTCACCATCGCCACCAACATGGCCGGCCGCGGCACCGACATCCAGCTGGGCGGCAACCTCGAGATGCGTCTCGAGAAATACAGGCTCGACCAGCGCAACCTGGCCGTCGAGGTCACGCCCGAGATGCTGGCCGCCGAAGAGGCCCGGCTGAAGGCCGACATCGCGGTCCAGAAGAAGATCGCCCTGGACGCCGGCGGCCTGTTCGTCCTCGGCACCGAGCGCCACGAAAGCCGGCGCATCGACAACCAGCTGCGCGGCCGGACCGGCCGCCAGGGCGACCCCGGCACGTCGAAATTCTTCCTGTGCTGCGAGGACGACCTGCTGCGCATCTTCGCCGGCGACCGGCTGGACGCGATCATGCGCAACTTCGGCGTGGCCGAAGGCGAGGCCATCTCCCACCCCTGGCTGAACCGCGCCGTCGAGACCGCCCAGAAACGGGTCGAGACGCGCAACTACGATATCCGCAAGAACCTGCTGAAGTACGACGACGTCGTGAACGACCAGCGCAAGGCCGTGTTCGAGCAGCGCCAGGAGTTCATGGACTCCGACGACCTGTCCGAGCTGGTCGGCGAGTTCCGCCGCGACGTGGTCACGGACCTGGTCGACCGCTTCATGCCGCCCAAGGCCTATGCCGAGCAGTGGGACATCGAGGGGCTGGACGAGAAGGTGAAGTCGACGCTCGGCCTCGACCTGCCGCTGCGCGAATGGGCCGCCGAGGAGGGCGTCTCGAACGAAGAGGTCGAGCAGCGCCTGCAGGACGCCGCCGACGCCCGCGCCGCCGAACGCTTGGAACAGCTGGGGGCCGACCAGACCCGCGGTCTCGAAAAACAGTTCCTGATGCAGATGATCGACATGCAGTGGCGCGAGCACCTGGTGCATCTGGACCACCTGCGCGGCGTCATCGGCCTGAGAGGCTACGGCCAGCGCGATCCGCTGAACGAGTACAAGACCGAGGCCTTCAGCCTGTTCGAGACCCTGCTGCATGAGCTGCGGCATAATGTGACCCGCTGGCTGATGACGGTGGAATTCCGCTTCGAACAGCCCCCGGCGATGGAGATGCCCGAGTTCCAGGAGATCCACCTGAACCCCGGCACCGGCGTCAACGAGATGGCCGATCCCCGGTCCCAGAACCCCGAGGGTCAGGTCACCGGCGACGACCGATCCCGCCTGCCGGTCGAGCTGCTGTCCACCGGCTGGGAGCGCACGCCTCGCAACGCCGACTGCCCCTGCGGCTCGGGCCGCAAGTTCAAACACTGCCACGGGGCGCTGGTCTAGGGCGAAGCTCTTGCACGGGACCGGCTGATCGTCGATCCTGAGGCAGGAGGCCATGATGGGTAAGCACGAGACGCTGCAGGTCGAGCTGTCCGAGCCCATGGCTCGGATCATCGACCGAGCCGTTGCGAAGGGTGACTACGCTTCATCCGACGAGGTGGTACGCGCTGCTTTGGACGCATGGTCGTTCAGCCGGCTGCCCCGCGCCCGTGACGAGGCCCATCTGCGCGAAATGCTGCAGGAAGGCATCGACAGCGGCCCAGGCCGTCCGGCGGATGACGTCTTCGATGAGCTCGAGGCGCGTTACGCCTCTATGATCCGCGACGAATGAAGGCTCGCTTTTCACGGAGGAGCGAGATCGATCTCGCTGCCATCGGTGAGTTTATCGCCGGTGACAATCCGAGGAAGGCGCTCAGCTTCGTACGGGAACTGAGGACAAGAGCGGCAAAGGCCGCGACCGACCCCCGGCTCTATGCCGTGCGAGGGGAGCTGACGGTTCCGGTTCGTCGCATCGTCCACGGCAACTATTGCATCTACTATTCGGTTCGTGATGACGAGGTCCGGATCGAGCGGATCATGCACGCCGCCATGAGCGGTCATCCCGTAGCCGACGAGTCCTGATGTCTTACAAACCCCTCTTCTCCCGCGCCCTCGCCCTCGACCCCGAGCGGCTGCATTTCGCGGCGCACAGCCATCACCTGTGGCCCGACGCCTCCTTCGACGGTCAGGTGCGGGCCTGGGTCGAGGCCAACCATTTCGCCGATCGCAAATGGGACCTGGTCTTCGGCGACGTCGTCCCCGAGGCCCAGAAGCATGTCGCGCGCGAGCTGAACCTGCCGGATCCGGAGACCGTCGTCTTCGCCCCCAACACCCACGACTTCCTGATCCGCGTCTTCTCGGGCTGGGAGACCCGGCCCGTCCGCATCCTGACCACTGACGGCGAGTTCCACGCCTTCCGCCGCCAGGCCGAGCGCTGGGAGGAGAGCGGCGAGGCAGTGGTCAGCCGCGTGCCGCTGGAGCCGTTCGACACGTTCGATGCTCGCTTCACCGCCGCCGCCGAGGCCGGGGGTCACGATGTGATCGTCGTCAGCCAGGTCTTCTTCAAGACCGGCCAGGCCATCGGCTGCCTGGACGCCCTGGCGGCGCTGGCGAAGCCGGAGGGCCCCTGGGTGATCGTCGACGGCTATCACGGCTTCATGGCCACCCCGACCGACCTGTCGGCCGTGGCGGACCGGGTCTTCTACGTCTCCGGGGGATACAAATACGCCATGACCGGCGAGGGCGCGGGCTTCCTGCATGCGCCCGACGGCTTCTGCGAGCGGCCCGTCGTGACCGGCTGGTTCGCCGAATTCGGCAATCTGATGGGTCCGCCCGAGGGGGTCCAGTACCGCGCCGACGCCGGCCGGTTCTGGGGGGCCACCTTCGATTCCACGCCCCTGTACCGGTTTAACGCGGTGCGGCGGATGCTGGACGAGCAGGGCCTGTCCACCGCCGACATCTCGGCCCATGCGGACGCCCTGTCGGCCCGCTTCGCCGAGGCGCTGGCGGCGGGCGACTGCGGCCGGCTGGGCGAGGCGACGGTGCTGAACGCCGACGCCGGCGACGGCCGTCCCCGCGCCCGCTTCCTGGCCCTGAAGCACAAGGACGCCCAGGCCTGGCGCGCGCGGTTGCTGGAGGCCAACGTCGTCACGGACGTCCGCGATGACGTGATCCGCTTCGGCTTCGGCCTGTATCAGGACGACGCCGACGTCGAGCGCCTGGTCGAGACCTGCGGACGCCGCTTCTAGGCTGGCCTCAGTAGAAGGTGCTTTCGTCCTGCTGGGTCGGCTGGGGCGTGGCGGTCTGGCCGGGCGGGGTGGACGTCGTTCGCGGCGTGGGCGTGGGCGTCTGAGGCGCCGCGCCGGGCTGCCCCGGCTGACCGTTCGCCGGCGGAATGCCCGGCAGGGTCGGATACGGCAGACTGTCCGGCGCGCCGGGCGCCTGCGGCGGCGCGTCCGACGGCACCGCCATGCCCGGATCGCTCGGTTCGCCCGGCGCGACCCGATCCGGCGCATCGAAATCGTCGCGGATGAAGGGCCAGGACCGGGCATCGGTGCAGGCGCAGGCCTTCATGAACCCGTCGCGGTCGCGCCAGATCACCAGCGGATAACCGGTCGGCACGCCGGCATCGCGCAGCAGGTCGTTGATCTTGGTCACGAAGGTCCGGCTGGCCTCGACCACGGCGGAGCGGGCCAGATTGCCGTCGGAGGGGGGAATGCCCGCCGCCGTCCAGCTGGCCGCCGGGGTCGCGGTCCAGCGCTGATACAGGACCCAGTCCCGGTTCAGCCACAGCTCGGCCACCGTGGCGCGCTCGGCGGCGCTGGACAGGGTCTGCCCCTCGCGGTCGGCCCGGGCGAAGACGATCACCCGGACTTCCACGCCCCCGGCGCGCAGCTTCTCGGTCTCCTCGCGCTCATACCGCTGGCTGGTCGCGCTGTCGCGATAGCCGACGATGTAGAGCGGCTGGCCCCCGCCGCCTTCAGACACCCAGGACGCCTCGTCCAGCAGCCGCTGAATCTCGGCCTGGTTGCGGGTCACCGTCACCGGCTGGAACCGGGCGTAGAAGTTCCAGTAGGCCCAATAGCCCGCGCCCGCGAGGCCGAGGCCGATGACGACCGCGAGGGCCGACCAGATCAGGAAACGACGCATGCGGGGAGGCGCTCCAGCTTCAGCATATCGGTCACCCTAACGCTTAACACTGAATTGCGTCGCCTCGAACACGTTGCTTTCCCCTCGCCTTACGCCGGCCTTATCCCGTTGCCTCCCTTCGATATGG is a window encoding:
- the secA gene encoding preprotein translocase subunit SecA; amino-acid sequence: MLGFAKKFFGSSNDRKVKDFMGRVQKINALEPKYAALSDDELRMMTQTFKDRVAAGETLDKLMDEAFAVSREASKRVLGQRQYDVQLAGGMILHDGGIAEMRTGEGKTLVAVAPVYLNALSGKGVHVITVNDYLARRDAEWMGRVYRFLGLEVGVIVNGLSSGQRQASYAADITYGTNNEFGFDYLRDNLVYDRREMVQRPHHYAIVDEVDSILIDEARTPLIISGPTEDRSDLYKICDGLVKELIKDTTTFDLDEKQRQSLLTEEGSEAIERLLEEGGHFAEDTTGLYDAANISLVHHVNQALRANTLYQKDKDYIIKAGEVVLIDEFTGRMMTGRRLSEGLHQAIEAKEDVKIQPENQTLASVTIQNYFRLYEKLSGMTGTAATEAQEFGDIYQMEVLEVPTNRPVQRIDHDDEVYRTYGEKVQAIARQIAECRERGQPILVGTVSIEKSETLSEVLRTYEHKVEVSRTLKPEFVGKDKEAAKVGDAAYDIVWETKFKGIPHAVLNARQHEQEAFIVADAGLPGAVTIATNMAGRGTDIQLGGNLEMRLEKYRLDQRNLAVEVTPEMLAAEEARLKADIAVQKKIALDAGGLFVLGTERHESRRIDNQLRGRTGRQGDPGTSKFFLCCEDDLLRIFAGDRLDAIMRNFGVAEGEAISHPWLNRAVETAQKRVETRNYDIRKNLLKYDDVVNDQRKAVFEQRQEFMDSDDLSELVGEFRRDVVTDLVDRFMPPKAYAEQWDIEGLDEKVKSTLGLDLPLREWAAEEGVSNEEVEQRLQDAADARAAERLEQLGADQTRGLEKQFLMQMIDMQWREHLVHLDHLRGVIGLRGYGQRDPLNEYKTEAFSLFETLLHELRHNVTRWLMTVEFRFEQPPAMEMPEFQEIHLNPGTGVNEMADPRSQNPEGQVTGDDRSRLPVELLSTGWERTPRNADCPCGSGRKFKHCHGALV
- a CDS encoding type II toxin-antitoxin system ParD family antitoxin encodes the protein MGKHETLQVELSEPMARIIDRAVAKGDYASSDEVVRAALDAWSFSRLPRARDEAHLREMLQEGIDSGPGRPADDVFDELEARYASMIRDE
- a CDS encoding type II toxin-antitoxin system RelE/ParE family toxin — its product is MKARFSRRSEIDLAAIGEFIAGDNPRKALSFVRELRTRAAKAATDPRLYAVRGELTVPVRRIVHGNYCIYYSVRDDEVRIERIMHAAMSGHPVADES
- a CDS encoding aminotransferase class V-fold PLP-dependent enzyme, whose protein sequence is MSYKPLFSRALALDPERLHFAAHSHHLWPDASFDGQVRAWVEANHFADRKWDLVFGDVVPEAQKHVARELNLPDPETVVFAPNTHDFLIRVFSGWETRPVRILTTDGEFHAFRRQAERWEESGEAVVSRVPLEPFDTFDARFTAAAEAGGHDVIVVSQVFFKTGQAIGCLDALAALAKPEGPWVIVDGYHGFMATPTDLSAVADRVFYVSGGYKYAMTGEGAGFLHAPDGFCERPVVTGWFAEFGNLMGPPEGVQYRADAGRFWGATFDSTPLYRFNAVRRMLDEQGLSTADISAHADALSARFAEALAAGDCGRLGEATVLNADAGDGRPRARFLALKHKDAQAWRARLLEANVVTDVRDDVIRFGFGLYQDDADVERLVETCGRRF